Proteins from one Ornithobacterium rhinotracheale genomic window:
- the folP gene encoding dihydropteroate synthase — MTINCNGKLLSLDSPRVMGILNITPDSFSDGGRFNQLDVALQHAEEMLEQGASIIDIGGQSTRPDSIFLDADTELQRILPVIEKLVKKFPEIIISVDTFWAKVAKESIQAGASIVNDISGGAIDNKMFETVAQLKVPYILMHMRGTPQTMTQNTEYDNIFEEVQLYFSQKIFELKKLGINDIILDPGYGFSKTLHQNYELLRQQKDLLFGKYPILTGISRKSMIYKLLGIPVQESQNGTTALNMLALENNAKILRVHDVKAAVECIKIWKTYHLV, encoded by the coding sequence ATGACGATTAATTGTAACGGAAAATTGCTCTCGCTGGATTCGCCACGCGTGATGGGAATCTTAAACATTACACCCGATTCTTTTTCCGATGGCGGAAGATTCAATCAGCTAGATGTGGCACTGCAACACGCCGAAGAAATGCTGGAACAAGGTGCAAGCATTATCGACATTGGCGGACAATCCACTCGCCCCGACTCTATCTTCCTAGATGCCGATACCGAGCTACAACGCATATTGCCCGTGATTGAAAAATTGGTTAAAAAATTCCCTGAAATCATTATTTCTGTAGACACTTTTTGGGCTAAAGTTGCCAAGGAAAGCATCCAAGCGGGTGCGAGCATTGTAAACGATATTTCGGGCGGTGCGATTGATAACAAAATGTTTGAAACCGTGGCTCAGCTCAAAGTACCTTATATATTAATGCACATGCGGGGCACACCTCAAACAATGACTCAAAATACCGAGTACGACAATATTTTTGAAGAAGTGCAATTATACTTTAGCCAAAAAATATTTGAGCTTAAAAAATTAGGTATCAACGACATTATTCTAGACCCTGGCTATGGATTTTCAAAAACATTGCATCAAAATTATGAATTACTCCGCCAGCAAAAGGATTTATTGTTTGGCAAATATCCCATTCTCACGGGCATTTCAAGAAAATCTATGATTTATAAATTACTCGGCATCCCTGTACAAGAGAGCCAAAACGGAACCACCGCTCTGAATATGCTTGCACTTGAAAACAATGCCAAAATCTTGCGCGTGCATGATGTAAAAGCCGCAGTGGAATGTATCAAAATTTGGAAAACTTACCATTTGGTATAA
- a CDS encoding ABC transporter permease, with product MARFIISKILYGLLTLWGVVTVIFLLFNVMQGDPARMMLDQNEDPVQLAAIRHNLGYDQPKYKQYLYYLNDLSPLSFHSKNKDDFTYYSKAKYGGKVLFSTQNYDVVLKYPYLRKSYQKQGKPVAEIIAETLPNTLILATSAIVIAFVLGIVLGIISAVFKDTWIDKFLLVITSIGMSVPSFFAAIIMAYIFAYLLVDYTHLNMTGSLYEVDDYGMGKYLDLKNLILPAITLGIRPLAVITQLTRNSLLDVMSQDYIRTAFSKGLSKKQVILKHALKNALNPVITATSGWFAGMLAGAVFVEFIFGWNGIGKEIVNALNTLDQPVIMGAVLVIALVFIIINILVDILYGVLDPRMRK from the coding sequence GTGGCAAGGTTTATAATCAGTAAAATACTCTATGGTTTGCTCACTTTGTGGGGTGTAGTTACCGTGATTTTCTTGCTCTTTAATGTGATGCAAGGAGACCCCGCGCGTATGATGCTCGACCAAAACGAAGATCCCGTGCAGCTGGCGGCGATTCGCCACAATTTGGGCTACGATCAGCCCAAGTATAAGCAGTATTTATATTATCTAAACGATTTGTCGCCATTGTCTTTTCATAGCAAAAACAAGGACGATTTTACCTATTATTCTAAAGCCAAATATGGCGGAAAGGTGCTTTTTTCTACACAGAATTATGATGTAGTGCTTAAATATCCTTATTTGCGAAAATCTTACCAAAAACAAGGGAAACCCGTTGCCGAAATCATTGCTGAAACCTTGCCTAATACGCTTATTTTAGCCACCTCTGCAATTGTGATTGCATTTGTTTTGGGAATTGTTTTGGGGATTATTTCTGCGGTGTTCAAAGACACTTGGATAGATAAATTTTTGCTTGTAATCACTTCGATTGGTATGAGTGTGCCGTCGTTTTTTGCCGCGATCATTATGGCGTATATTTTTGCCTATCTCTTGGTAGATTACACGCATCTGAACATGACGGGGAGTTTATACGAGGTTGATGATTATGGCATGGGCAAATATTTAGATTTAAAGAATTTAATTTTGCCTGCCATTACTTTAGGGATTCGTCCGCTTGCGGTGATTACGCAGCTCACGCGCAACTCTTTGCTCGATGTGATGAGTCAAGATTACATCAGAACCGCATTTTCCAAAGGATTGAGCAAAAAGCAAGTGATTCTAAAACACGCATTAAAAAATGCACTAAATCCCGTAATTACCGCCACATCGGGCTGGTTTGCAGGTATGCTTGCAGGAGCCGTTTTTGTGGAATTTATTTTTGGCTGGAATGGTATAGGCAAAGAAATCGTAAATGCTTTGAACACGCTCGATCAGCCCGTGATTATGGGCGCTGTTTTGGTCATTGCATTGGTGTTTATCATCATCAATATTTTGGTGGATATTCTCTATGGCGTGCTAGACCCAAGAATGAGAAAATAG
- a CDS encoding sulfatase family protein codes for MKKTILLSIFMSVSALAMAQKKLSSKPNIVIIYADDLGINDLSCYGAKEIKTPNIDKLAQNGVRFTNAYAAAATCTPSRFSLLTGVYPWKNKNARILEGDAPMLIPQNDHNLPSQLQKAGYVTGVVGKWHLGLGNGKMDWNQKITPSPNDIGFDYSFITAATNDRVPTVFVENHSVVGLEKSDPLKVSYKTNFPGEPTGKANPELLKLKPSQGHNQSIHNGIPRIGYQTGGKNARDQWVDEDMADLFVKKAGNFISENKNKPFFLYYALHQPHVPRTPNQRFVGSTNLGPRGDAVVEADWCVGQIMEQLKKENLLNNTLVIFSSDNGPVLDDGYFDGAEETKNLHQPWGKYKGGKYSMYNAGANIPLIVYWKDQTSQKVSDALLSQIDLPASLMDLVGMKNVTFADSQDYLKTFLGKSNKHRKYLLHEGMQGKIALRQGKWSYIPPYDGPKMVPWGVTIETGNADKPQLYNLCQDPGETKNVAEKYPNKMKKFDNLIKASMQ; via the coding sequence ATGAAAAAAACAATCCTGCTTTCAATATTCATGAGTGTTTCGGCACTAGCGATGGCTCAGAAAAAATTAAGTTCAAAACCCAATATCGTAATCATTTATGCAGATGATTTGGGAATCAACGATTTGTCTTGCTATGGGGCTAAAGAAATCAAAACGCCAAACATAGACAAATTGGCGCAAAATGGTGTGAGGTTTACCAATGCTTATGCCGCAGCGGCAACCTGTACGCCGAGCCGTTTTTCATTGCTTACAGGCGTTTATCCTTGGAAAAACAAAAATGCCCGAATCCTAGAAGGCGATGCGCCGATGCTCATCCCACAAAACGACCATAATTTGCCAAGCCAATTGCAAAAGGCAGGCTATGTTACGGGCGTAGTGGGGAAATGGCATTTAGGTTTAGGAAATGGCAAAATGGACTGGAACCAAAAAATTACTCCGTCGCCCAACGATATAGGATTCGATTATTCATTCATCACCGCAGCGACCAACGACCGTGTGCCTACTGTTTTTGTAGAAAATCACTCGGTGGTGGGCTTGGAAAAATCAGACCCGCTCAAGGTGAGTTATAAAACCAATTTCCCAGGAGAGCCTACGGGAAAAGCCAATCCAGAATTGCTGAAATTAAAACCTTCGCAAGGGCATAATCAAAGCATTCATAACGGAATCCCACGCATCGGCTACCAAACGGGCGGAAAGAATGCCCGCGACCAATGGGTGGATGAGGACATGGCAGATCTTTTTGTGAAAAAGGCAGGAAACTTTATTTCAGAAAATAAAAATAAACCATTTTTCTTGTACTATGCACTGCACCAGCCACATGTGCCGCGCACACCGAATCAGCGTTTTGTGGGGAGTACCAATTTAGGACCAAGAGGAGATGCCGTGGTAGAAGCCGATTGGTGTGTGGGACAAATCATGGAACAGCTTAAAAAAGAGAATTTGCTAAACAATACTTTAGTAATTTTCAGTAGCGACAATGGTCCTGTGCTTGATGATGGTTATTTTGATGGGGCAGAGGAAACCAAAAATCTTCACCAGCCTTGGGGCAAATACAAAGGCGGAAAATATAGCATGTACAACGCAGGGGCAAATATTCCTTTGATTGTATATTGGAAAGACCAAACCTCACAAAAAGTGTCTGATGCTTTGCTTTCTCAGATTGATTTACCTGCATCTTTGATGGATTTGGTGGGAATGAAAAATGTAACTTTTGCCGATTCTCAAGATTATTTAAAAACATTTTTGGGCAAATCCAACAAGCACCGCAAATATCTGTTGCACGAGGGAATGCAAGGTAAAATTGCATTGAGACAAGGCAAATGGTCTTACATTCCGCCGTATGACGGGCCTAAAATGGTGCCGTGGGGAGTAACTATTGAAACAGGAAATGCCGACAAACCACAATTGTACAATTTGTGCCAAGACCCAGGCGAGACCAAAAATGTAGCGGAAAAATATCCGAATAAAATGAAGAAATTTGATAATTTGATTAAAGCTTCAATGCAATGA
- the mtaB gene encoding tRNA (N(6)-L-threonylcarbamoyladenosine(37)-C(2))-methylthiotransferase MtaB produces the protein MNASQNNSLHKKAAFYTLGCKLNFSETSTIARSLKQGGYEQVEFDQPADVYVINTCSVTQNADKDCKRVVKMAQKANPKGFVIVVGCYAQLKPEEIAAMEGVDLVLGAKEKFNIVHFLDSLNKENTQIHSCEIEEADFYESAYSIGDRTRAFLKVQDGCDYKCTYCTIPLARGISRSDSVENVLKNAQEIAEKGIEEIVLTGVNIGDYGKGEFGNKKHDHTFLELVERLDQETDVHRIRISSIEPNLLKNELIEYTATSQRFVPHFHIPLQSGSDEILKKMKRRYLTGLYQERVAKIKEIMPHCCIGVDVIVGFPGETEAHFLETYNFLNQLPISYLHVFTYSERDNTEAVDFEGVVPINERKKRNKMLRILSEKKRVAFYQSQLGTRRKVVWEAENKNGMMFGYTENYIKVQTPYNPDLINQCTEVDLVMLNPDGIVEVQML, from the coding sequence ATGAATGCGTCACAAAATAACAGTCTACATAAAAAAGCAGCTTTCTATACCCTTGGCTGCAAACTTAATTTTTCTGAAACTTCGACCATTGCTCGTTCGCTCAAACAAGGAGGCTATGAGCAAGTGGAGTTTGACCAGCCTGCCGATGTGTATGTAATCAACACCTGCTCGGTAACGCAAAATGCCGACAAAGATTGCAAACGCGTGGTGAAAATGGCACAAAAAGCCAATCCGAAAGGTTTTGTGATTGTGGTGGGATGTTATGCGCAATTAAAACCTGAAGAAATCGCAGCTATGGAAGGTGTGGATTTGGTTTTGGGAGCGAAAGAAAAATTTAATATTGTACATTTTCTAGATAGCTTAAACAAGGAAAACACGCAAATTCACTCTTGCGAAATCGAAGAAGCTGATTTTTACGAAAGTGCCTACTCCATTGGAGACAGAACGCGTGCTTTCTTAAAAGTGCAAGACGGGTGCGACTACAAATGTACTTACTGCACCATTCCGCTGGCGCGTGGAATTTCGCGAAGTGACAGCGTGGAAAATGTACTAAAAAATGCACAAGAAATTGCCGAAAAAGGGATTGAAGAAATTGTGCTCACGGGAGTAAACATCGGCGATTATGGAAAAGGCGAATTTGGCAACAAAAAACACGATCATACCTTTTTGGAACTCGTGGAACGACTTGACCAAGAGACCGATGTGCACCGCATCAGAATTTCATCTATCGAGCCGAATTTATTAAAAAATGAATTAATCGAGTACACGGCAACGAGCCAACGATTTGTGCCGCATTTTCATATTCCATTGCAATCGGGTAGCGACGAGATTTTAAAGAAAATGAAACGCCGCTACTTGACAGGGCTTTACCAAGAGCGCGTGGCAAAAATAAAAGAAATTATGCCGCATTGTTGCATCGGGGTAGATGTGATTGTGGGCTTCCCAGGGGAGACCGAAGCGCATTTCCTTGAAACTTATAATTTCTTGAATCAACTACCAATCAGCTACTTGCATGTCTTTACTTATTCGGAGCGAGACAATACAGAAGCCGTTGATTTTGAAGGCGTAGTACCGATTAACGAAAGAAAAAAACGCAACAAAATGCTTAGAATTCTCTCCGAGAAAAAGCGCGTTGCATTTTACCAATCTCAATTGGGCACACGCCGAAAAGTGGTGTGGGAGGCAGAAAATAAAAACGGAATGATGTTTGGCTACACCGAAAATTATATTAAAGTCCAAACGCCGTATAATCCCGATTTAATCAATCAATGCACCGAGGTGGATTTGGTGATGCTAAACCCTGATGGAATTGTAGAGGTGCAAATGCTATGA
- a CDS encoding alpha-amylase family glycosyl hydrolase, protein MHQLKLIEQDPCLRDFESQIINRIEWYENTKEYIEKNFGSLDRFATAHEFFGFNYDKKLKGWWFRDWLPNAHQVYLIGDFNAWDRSATPLKRGNFGTWEVFLPDSEYADKLVPGSKIKMHVIANNGALDRIPAYITEMTQNEDKTFDGVFSGKDTYQWNDAKFDLSSIKNPLVYEAHIGMATEEEKVGSYKEFTEFMIPKIKKLGYNVIQLMAIQEHPYYGSFGYQVANFYAPSSRYGSPDDLRKLIDTAHQNGLAVILDVVHSHAVKNRDEGLAELDGTELYFNGWHPDWDSRLFDYAKIEVKRFLASNLKYWIQKFHFDGFRFDGVTSMLYHHFGHVNFDHYSKYFQDTNNDAIIYLQLANELIHDLKPGLISICEDMSGMPGACRPVCEGGLGFDYRLAMGIPDFWFDTLETKSDEDWNMGELYWRLIDRRRTEKTIAYAESHDQALVGDKTIAFWLMDKDMYDNMSVFTESIVVDRGIALHKMIRLVTAALGGEGYMNFMGNEFGHPEWIDFPREGNGWSYAYAKRQWSLPEQDHLKYKFLNNFDGEMVHFLKESSMLNAKDEYKIYEDNQNGILCFTKGGRVFLFNFGKESFGEFTVHVRSEKDLEVEFCTDDERFGGFNRLDTSIKYPTPNHELKIYLPSRTAIVLK, encoded by the coding sequence ATGCACCAACTAAAACTGATAGAGCAAGACCCATGTTTGCGGGATTTTGAATCACAGATAATCAACCGCATAGAGTGGTACGAAAACACGAAGGAATACATTGAAAAAAACTTTGGTTCGCTCGACCGATTTGCTACCGCACATGAGTTTTTTGGATTCAACTATGACAAAAAACTAAAAGGATGGTGGTTTAGAGATTGGCTCCCCAACGCGCATCAAGTTTATTTGATTGGAGACTTTAATGCCTGGGATCGTTCTGCTACCCCGCTCAAAAGAGGAAATTTTGGAACTTGGGAAGTTTTTCTACCAGATAGTGAGTATGCAGATAAATTAGTTCCTGGCTCAAAAATTAAGATGCATGTCATAGCCAATAACGGTGCTCTTGACAGAATCCCAGCTTACATTACCGAAATGACTCAGAACGAGGATAAAACCTTTGACGGTGTGTTTTCTGGCAAAGATACTTATCAATGGAACGATGCTAAATTTGATTTATCAAGCATTAAAAATCCATTGGTATATGAGGCTCATATCGGGATGGCTACCGAGGAGGAAAAAGTAGGTAGCTACAAAGAATTCACTGAATTCATGATTCCTAAAATCAAAAAATTAGGCTATAATGTAATTCAGCTTATGGCAATTCAAGAGCACCCATATTATGGTTCGTTCGGTTATCAAGTGGCGAATTTCTATGCCCCATCTTCGCGCTACGGCTCGCCAGATGATTTAAGAAAATTAATCGACACTGCACACCAAAACGGACTTGCCGTGATTCTAGATGTAGTGCATAGCCACGCCGTAAAAAATCGTGACGAAGGCTTAGCCGAACTAGATGGAACAGAGCTCTACTTCAACGGATGGCATCCAGATTGGGATTCTCGCTTATTTGATTATGCCAAAATTGAAGTGAAAAGATTTTTGGCTTCTAACCTTAAATATTGGATTCAAAAATTCCATTTCGATGGATTTAGATTCGATGGGGTAACAAGTATGCTCTACCATCACTTTGGGCATGTGAATTTTGATCATTACAGCAAATATTTCCAAGACACCAATAACGACGCCATCATTTACCTTCAACTTGCTAATGAATTAATTCATGATTTAAAACCAGGACTAATCAGCATTTGCGAAGACATGAGCGGAATGCCTGGTGCATGCCGCCCAGTGTGCGAAGGTGGCTTGGGCTTTGATTATCGCTTGGCGATGGGCATTCCAGATTTCTGGTTCGATACGCTTGAAACCAAATCAGACGAAGACTGGAATATGGGAGAACTATACTGGAGATTGATTGATAGACGCCGCACCGAAAAAACAATTGCCTATGCAGAAAGCCATGACCAAGCGCTTGTGGGCGACAAAACTATCGCTTTCTGGCTGATGGACAAAGATATGTACGACAATATGAGCGTATTTACCGAAAGCATCGTCGTGGATCGCGGTATTGCGCTGCACAAAATGATTCGCCTCGTAACGGCGGCTCTAGGCGGCGAGGGCTATATGAACTTTATGGGGAACGAATTTGGGCATCCAGAATGGATTGATTTTCCTCGCGAGGGAAATGGCTGGTCTTATGCTTATGCCAAACGCCAATGGTCTTTGCCAGAACAAGATCACTTAAAATACAAATTCTTAAACAATTTTGATGGCGAAATGGTTCATTTCTTAAAAGAATCTTCTATGCTAAATGCCAAGGATGAATATAAAATCTATGAAGATAATCAAAATGGCATTTTGTGTTTTACCAAAGGAGGCCGTGTATTCTTATTTAATTTTGGTAAAGAAAGTTTTGGAGAATTTACTGTGCATGTACGATCTGAAAAGGATTTGGAAGTAGAATTTTGCACCGATGATGAAAGATTTGGTGGTTTCAACCGATTGGATACAAGTATTAAATACCCTACACCAAATCACGAATTGAAAATTTACTTACCAAGCCGCACGGCAATTGTGCTGAAATAA
- a CDS encoding alpha/beta hydrolase, with the protein MKIYCISGLGANQRAFKYLKFPEGVEPVFIEWLSPQRGESLAHYAQRMARGIDTSEDFALLGLSFGGIIVQEMNRFLLPKKTILISSVKNRQELPPLMRWGGKFNAHRLIPMWFFTSDSLLSYTFFRKLYDRRLPEIKEFFTHREPYYLKWSIHQIIRWNPKNLVVKNPHHIHGDRDIVFPVRNIKNADIIKGGTHIMVMQLAPKVSIQLKNYFDHA; encoded by the coding sequence ATGAAAATCTATTGTATCAGTGGGCTAGGCGCCAATCAAAGAGCGTTTAAATACTTGAAATTCCCCGAGGGAGTGGAGCCAGTCTTCATTGAGTGGCTCTCCCCTCAGAGAGGGGAGAGCTTAGCGCACTATGCTCAGCGAATGGCGCGCGGGATAGATACTAGCGAGGATTTTGCCCTGCTGGGGCTATCGTTTGGCGGAATCATTGTGCAGGAAATGAACCGCTTTCTTTTGCCTAAGAAAACGATTTTAATCTCCTCTGTGAAAAATCGCCAAGAGCTTCCTCCGCTGATGCGCTGGGGCGGGAAATTTAATGCTCACCGATTGATTCCGATGTGGTTTTTTACCTCGGATAGTTTGCTTTCGTATACCTTTTTCAGGAAATTGTATGATAGGCGCCTGCCTGAAATCAAGGAGTTTTTTACGCACCGAGAGCCGTATTATTTAAAATGGAGTATCCATCAAATCATTCGTTGGAATCCCAAAAATTTAGTCGTAAAAAATCCACATCACATACACGGCGATAGGGATATTGTATTCCCCGTAAGAAATATAAAAAATGCTGACATCATAAAAGGGGGCACGCATATCATGGTCATGCAATTAGCCCCAAAAGTAAGCATTCAATTAAAAAACTATTTTGACCATGCATAA
- a CDS encoding helix-turn-helix transcriptional regulator, with protein sequence MEIIFNFMNNILCAFTKVAENEDIKITQLEDKIGASKGVLSRAIKNNSDIQSKWFLKLVENYPQYDLEWLLTGEGSMLKDEKTEKQSEKPKNLIPLYDDVVTIGGTSSVAELSGNSKPTEYIDAGDWFTNVTAAIRHYGDSMVEYPNGCILALRAINDINSIVWGRTYVIETNEIRVTKRMQTCPEDDNYIMAYSTNNETYVDGRLVHEPFRIKKEDIRRIFMVLGRVVKEYSSDPVFTM encoded by the coding sequence TTGGAGATAATTTTCAATTTCATGAATAATATTTTATGCGCATTTACGAAAGTTGCTGAAAATGAAGATATTAAAATAACTCAATTAGAAGATAAAATTGGGGCAAGTAAAGGTGTTTTGTCTAGGGCAATTAAAAATAATAGCGATATACAATCAAAATGGTTTTTAAAATTGGTTGAAAATTATCCCCAATATGATTTAGAATGGCTCCTTACAGGTGAAGGATCTATGCTAAAAGATGAAAAAACAGAAAAACAATCCGAGAAACCTAAGAACCTTATACCGCTATATGATGATGTAGTTACTATTGGCGGCACTTCCAGCGTTGCAGAGCTTTCTGGCAATTCAAAACCTACCGAGTATATAGATGCAGGGGACTGGTTCACTAATGTTACCGCTGCAATTCGCCATTACGGAGATAGCATGGTAGAGTATCCTAATGGCTGTATTCTCGCACTTAGAGCCATTAACGACATAAACAGCATAGTCTGGGGGCGTACTTATGTAATAGAAACCAACGAAATAAGAGTAACCAAAAGAATGCAAACTTGCCCAGAAGATGATAATTACATAATGGCTTACAGCACTAATAATGAGACTTATGTAGACGGCAGGCTTGTTCACGAACCATTTAGAATCAAAAAAGAAGATATAAGACGAATATTTATGGTGCTTGGTAGGGTAGTTAAAGAATATAGCTCCGACCCTGTGTTTACAATGTAA
- a CDS encoding BT_3928 family protein: MRILTQIVRIFVGILFIISGLVKTVDPIGFSYKLEEYFSPDVFNIPFLKDLALPLSIFFVIFEVMLGVLLLLGVWKKFTLWCLWLLIVFFSFLTFYSAYFNKVTDCGCFGDALKLEPWQSFYKDLVLLVLSTFLLFNQKYIKRFIAQPFSYVIGLIWLVACGFIAYWGVAHLPLVDFRAYAVGKNISEGMKTADELGLKPPSIMLEYELENRVTHQKIKVDEEKYLADKHYWEEGSSWDLISTREIVKEKGYIPPIHDFMIDCGEEGDMTDVYLSEPKVVMVITSLPSRASEKGLAKMSEWVQALKAENPEIKILNVSSQNLNIGGVNSCLMDATTLKTMIRSNPGVVFLNKGTVTAKFAWRDLPKIKNVNANF; encoded by the coding sequence ATGAGAATTTTAACCCAAATCGTTCGCATTTTTGTAGGAATTTTATTCATTATTTCTGGTTTAGTCAAGACTGTAGACCCCATAGGTTTTAGCTATAAATTAGAAGAATATTTCTCGCCCGATGTGTTCAATATTCCATTTTTGAAAGATTTGGCGTTGCCACTATCCATCTTTTTTGTCATTTTCGAAGTGATGCTTGGGGTGTTGTTGCTTCTAGGTGTTTGGAAGAAATTTACACTTTGGTGTTTGTGGCTTTTGATTGTATTTTTCTCATTTTTAACCTTTTATTCGGCTTATTTCAACAAAGTAACCGATTGTGGCTGCTTTGGCGACGCGCTGAAATTAGAGCCTTGGCAATCGTTTTACAAAGATTTAGTCCTTTTGGTATTAAGCACCTTTTTATTATTTAACCAAAAATACATCAAACGCTTTATCGCTCAGCCATTTTCGTATGTGATTGGTCTGATTTGGCTTGTGGCGTGTGGTTTTATCGCTTATTGGGGCGTAGCGCATTTGCCATTGGTAGATTTCAGAGCTTATGCGGTGGGCAAAAACATTTCTGAAGGAATGAAAACAGCTGATGAATTAGGGCTGAAGCCGCCGAGCATTATGCTTGAATATGAATTAGAAAACCGTGTAACGCACCAGAAAATCAAGGTGGACGAAGAAAAATATTTGGCAGATAAGCATTATTGGGAAGAAGGCTCTTCGTGGGATTTGATTTCAACCCGAGAAATTGTCAAAGAAAAAGGATACATACCACCAATTCACGATTTTATGATTGATTGTGGCGAAGAAGGCGACATGACCGATGTGTATTTGTCTGAGCCAAAGGTGGTAATGGTCATAACCTCGTTGCCGTCGAGAGCGAGCGAAAAAGGTTTGGCTAAAATGTCTGAATGGGTACAGGCTCTAAAAGCTGAAAATCCTGAAATTAAGATTTTGAATGTTTCTTCTCAAAACTTAAACATTGGCGGTGTAAATTCTTGCTTAATGGATGCCACTACGCTCAAAACCATGATTCGTAGCAATCCAGGCGTGGTATTCCTAAACAAAGGAACGGTAACGGCTAAATTTGCTTGGCGCGATTTACCGAAAATTAAAAATGTAAATGCTAATTTCTAA
- a CDS encoding DUF1599 domain-containing protein encodes MEKTLQQYDQALAMCRNLFEKKLKDYGASWRILRMASVTDQIFIKANRIRNIQETTERKVNESEESEFIAIVNYSIIALIQLSKGAVVQPDMSAEEAMVLYDQYAREARDLMERKNHDYGEVWRDMRISSITDLILQKILRVKQIEDNQGKTVVSEGLDANYLDMLNYAIFSLIKLNEKA; translated from the coding sequence ATGGAAAAAACTTTACAACAATATGACCAAGCGCTTGCGATGTGCCGAAATTTATTTGAAAAGAAATTAAAAGATTATGGCGCGTCATGGCGAATTTTGCGTATGGCATCGGTTACCGATCAGATTTTTATCAAAGCCAATCGCATTAGAAATATTCAGGAAACTACTGAGCGTAAGGTAAATGAAAGCGAAGAAAGCGAATTTATTGCTATTGTAAATTATTCCATCATTGCATTGATTCAATTGAGCAAAGGTGCTGTGGTGCAGCCCGATATGTCGGCAGAGGAAGCCATGGTTTTGTATGACCAATACGCTCGCGAAGCCCGAGATTTAATGGAACGCAAAAATCATGATTATGGCGAAGTGTGGCGCGATATGCGCATTTCATCTATCACCGATTTGATTTTGCAAAAAATCCTGCGCGTGAAACAAATCGAGGACAATCAAGGGAAAACAGTGGTGTCCGAAGGTTTGGACGCCAATTATCTCGATATGCTGAATTACGCTATTTTTTCACTCATTAAATTAAACGAAAAAGCATGA
- a CDS encoding inorganic diphosphatase: MKTFDVLIEIPKGSRNKYELDKKWNRIRLDRTIFSSMHYPADYGFVPNTLALDQDPLDVLVLVTEPTFPGCLIEVKTIGVFHMQDEKGPDEKLICVPVGDPVWSNLETLDDINPHMKSEIEHFFQVYKDLEKKKVDVQGWGTKEEAEQILKDCFDRYSGEEFKMKDLI, from the coding sequence ATGAAAACATTCGATGTATTAATCGAGATTCCTAAAGGAAGCCGAAACAAATATGAATTAGACAAAAAATGGAACAGAATCCGCTTGGACAGAACTATTTTCTCCTCTATGCACTACCCTGCTGATTATGGATTTGTTCCTAATACACTTGCCCTTGACCAAGACCCGCTAGATGTTTTGGTATTGGTAACAGAGCCTACTTTCCCTGGATGTTTAATCGAAGTGAAAACCATTGGTGTATTCCACATGCAAGATGAGAAAGGTCCAGACGAAAAATTAATCTGTGTGCCTGTGGGCGACCCTGTTTGGAGCAATCTTGAAACCTTAGACGACATCAACCCGCATATGAAAAGCGAGATTGAGCACTTTTTCCAAGTGTATAAAGATTTAGAGAAAAAGAAAGTAGATGTGCAAGGCTGGGGAACTAAAGAAGAAGCTGAACAAATTTTGAAAGACTGCTTTGATCGCTACAGCGGAGAAGAATTTAAAATGAAAGATTTAATCTAA
- a CDS encoding lipocalin family protein — protein sequence MKKIYFLGFLSALISITSCSSDDDSAQSQYQGELLGKWNLTKKQIILSGNGKIEDYTFNSDCDRKSYIEFTPKWQYLNAIYSASDDNPCKLLNNKVEAFDFSLNGNHLHINGLEKPSFIAQVNGDILTLKGSRSDKDNDGKDEIVILSYSKVK from the coding sequence ATGAAAAAAATATATTTTTTAGGATTTTTAAGTGCTTTAATTTCAATCACAAGTTGTAGTAGCGATGATGATTCTGCTCAATCACAATACCAAGGTGAATTACTTGGCAAATGGAATTTAACTAAAAAGCAAATCATTCTATCTGGGAATGGAAAAATTGAAGATTACACATTCAATAGTGATTGCGATCGTAAAAGTTATATTGAGTTCACTCCTAAATGGCAATACTTAAATGCTATTTATTCCGCGAGTGATGATAATCCATGTAAACTATTGAACAATAAAGTTGAAGCGTTTGATTTTTCGCTGAATGGCAACCATTTACATATTAACGGATTGGAGAAACCTTCGTTCATAGCGCAAGTGAACGGCGATATTCTAACGCTCAAAGGAAGTAGATCTGATAAAGACAATGATGGAAAAGATGAAATTGTGATTTTATCCTATTCCAAAGTTAAATAA